The following DNA comes from Polycladomyces subterraneus.
CGTTCGCCGAACATCCGTATGAATCATCCGACATTGACGTTCAAACACTAACAACAGTTCTTCCTGAGTCACATCGGCGAGGGTGCGCCATTGCGGTCCATACTCCCAATGAGAAGGCCGCTTCACCGATTCTGAAATACGGGGACGTCCCAGTTTCCGGGCGATTCGCTCCAGAAACGCTTCGCGGTTGTGAATCACAACTGCTCACCTCGTTTGCGCCGATTTTCGAACCATTCACGGAAGGTTTCCCGTTTGGGGGAGGGAAGGTCACGAATTGATGTCCACGGTTGGAGCGGTCCCGGACCTTGATGGATGACGCCATCTTCCTCCCAGGGTCGAAGAGCGGTTCGTGCCAGTTTGGTTCCCCACCGGTACAGACGGGGAGATTCGGACACCATGCCGAACGCCTTCATCGCCAAACGCTCGCCGAGCGGTGATTGCCTTTCTTCTTCGGCCGTTTTTTGCCGGTGTTGGATCAACAGTTCGTGCAACGGAATTTTCACCGGACACGCTTCCGTACATGCGGCACACAAACTGGACGCGTAGGGCAGTTCCCGGTAGAGATCTTCGCCGCCCAATAATGGCGAAAGCACGGAGCCGATCGGACCGGAGTAGATGGAACCGTAGGCTTGCCCGCCAATGTGGCGGTATACGGGGCAAACGTTGAGGCAGGCGCCGCATCGGATGCATTGGAGCACGCTTTGGAATTCGGTGCCCAGGATGTCGGATCGCCCGTTGTCAACGATCACCAGGTGAAACTCTTCCGGTCCGTCCGCGTCGCCTGCCGCTTTGGGCCCGGTCAGGCAGTTGATGTAGCTGGTCAGTTTCTGGCCGACGGCGCTACGGCAGAGCAATCCCACCATCACCTCCAGCTCCTCCCAAGTGGGTACGATCCGCTCCATCCCCATCACTGCGATGTGGACGGGCGGCAGGGAGGTGACAAGCCGGCCGTTTCCTTCGTTGGTGACCAAACAGACGGTGCCCGATTCGGCGACGGCGAAGTTGCAGCCGGTGATTCCCACTTCCGCCGTCAAAAAATCGGGACGAAGTTGCTGACGGACGAACGCGGTCATCTCTTCGGGCTCAGCGGACCCCGTATATCCCAGCTTTTCCGCGAACACCTGGCGGATCCGTTCCCGGTCCTTGTGTATGGAGGGCCCCACGATGTGGGAGGGGGGATCATAATCGTCTACTTGCAGGATGTATTCTCCCAGATCCGTTTCCACCACCCGGCAACCGATCGCTTCCAGGACGGAGTTTAGGCCGATTTCTTCCGTCACCATCGACTTCGATTTGACGATGCGGCGGGCGCCTCGTTTTTGAACGACATCGCGGATGTAGGCGGTCGCTTCCTCCGCCGTTTGTGCGAAAAAGACATGGCCCCCGAGTGCATGTACCCGGTCGCTCAATTGTTCAAGGTAAAAATCCAGATATTCCAGGGTGTGACGCCGAATCTCTTCACCCAGCCGTCGCCATTCCTCCCAGTCACCCAATTCCTCAGCTGCACGCAGGCGGCTTGTCTGCATGCGTTCCTGCGCGGCACGGACCGCGTTCCGCATAAATTGATCCCGAATTCCTTTGTCCACCCGCCGGTAGAAAACGACGTCTCCAAATTGCAGGCCCATTTATCTCCCCTCCTTCTCCAGACCGGACTGCAACACCTGGGCGATGTGCATGACACGGATCGGTTTTCCCTGACGGTGAATCCGGCCACCCAAATGCATCAGACAGCCGCAATCGGCCCCGATCAGGACCTCGGCGTCCGTTTCCTCAATGTGCGATACTTTTTCATCGGCCATCTGCTGGGAGATCGGCGCCATCTTCACGGAAAAGGTACCGCCGAACCCGCAGCAGTCATGTGCGCAGGGAAGCTCGGCCAGCGACAGTCCCTTGACATGGGCCAACAGCTTCATCGGTGCATCTTTCACCCCAAGCAGGCGGGTCATGTGACAGGAACGGTGATAGGTGGCTTTGACGGGAAGTGTTGCATCGACATCCTCCACTTCCAGGATTTCTACCAAAAATTGTGTTAATTCATAACTCTTTTCCGCCAATGCACGTGCTTTTTCCTGCCACTCCCGTTCGTCCTCTCCGGAAAAGAGATGAACATACTCCTTCAACATGGCCGTGCAGGAGCCCGAAGGGGCCACCACATAATCGGCGTGGGCAAACGTCTCGATCATGTGGCGGGCGGCCTTTTTCGCCTCCCGATGATATCCGCTATTGAAGGCGGGCTGGCCGCAACAAGTTTGCGCGACGGGGAAATCCACTTCACAGCCGAGCCGTTCCAACAGCTCCACGGTGGCTCGTCCGACTTCCGGATAAAATACATCGGCCAAACACGTGATGAACAACGACACTTTCATGGGAACTCCACTCCTCTCCCTGTTCATCAGGTCATCAGATGACTTTGTGTAAACACGTGATGCAAAGAAATTTTGTGTCACTCCTGTTCCCCGATTCGGCCTGACAACAGTTGTTCCACTCCGTTGAGATGATCCACCATCCGGATGCGTGCCTGTTCGGCGTCTTGGGCTGCAATCGCATCGTATATGGCACGATGTTCACGATTCAATCGTTCGGCGATGGACAGTTCGGCGAAGAGACCTTGTTGCCGTGCTTCCTGCATGGCAGTGACGATCATTTCCGAGACGCTGTCCAGCAGGTTGATCAGTAGGTGGTTTCGTGCCGCTTTGGCGATTGCCAGATGAAAAGACCAGTCCAGTTGTTCCCCGCGGGTATGATCGTGTACATATTTTTCCATTTGGTCCAGAATGTACTGGAATCTTTCAAGGTCTTCCTCCGTCCGGCGACGGGCGGCAAACATGGCAGATCCGGTTTCCAGCAGCCGACGGATTTCAAACAGTTGGCGCACGTCTTCGGGGCTCATCAACAGGGCATGCGACAAAGTGGAGGACAATGTACGCGGATCGTACTGCCGCACGTAGGTACCTTCTCCCTGCCTCATTTCGATCAGCCCCATGGCCTTGAGGGCGCTCAGCGCCTCCCGTATCGCCGAACGGCTGACTCGAAAGGATTCGGCCAGCTGTTCGACTGAAGCCAGTTTGTCTCCGGGTTTGAGTGATCCATCCTTGATTTGTTGGATCAACTGATCCGCCACTTGTTCGTAGATCTTTTTCTTGTGAATCTGTTGATACATGGTCTCCACTCCTGATGACACCATTGGATACGCTTGAGGGCGTGTCTGATTCCCTCCTGCGTGTTATTCAGGAGGGAGAGAATTTCTGTGCGGGAATAAGGCTACCCTGCCTTCCAAGCACTGTTGAATGGCTGGCTGGGTGATAACGTTTACACTTTTGGCCGAGTGACCATTTTCCCTTTCACTGCTGTTCGGGGGAAAATGGTCACCTTTAAATCGGTCACAACTTAGCATCCGAGTGTCGGCCCTTGACTTGTCATTTATTCATCAATTGAGAACGCGACGGCGGGCCGAAATTTTGCTCCGCCGGTATGGGGTTGGTCACCTTTTCCTGGAGAATACGGTCAATGCGTGCCAGATCTTCCGCGGTCAGCTCCCATCCCATCACGCCATCCACTTCTTTCAGTTGTTCTGGACGACGGGCTCCCCACAGTGCGACCGAGACGCCCGTTTGTTGCAAAGCCCAGCGTACGGCTAACTGCGTGACGGTTTTTCCTTTTTCATCGGCCAATTTTTTCAGCTCGTCAACGGCTGACAGATACTGGCGGAAATGCTCACCTTGAAACATGGGGCTGTGATGGCGAAAGTCGTCTTTCGGGAATGTGGTGTCTGGTGTAAATTTTCCCGTCAGCAGTCCGTGTGCCAGCGTGCCCCAGGTCAGGGTACCGATTTGGTGCTCCGCGCAGTAACGGAAGGTGGTGTCAAGCTCCTCCGTCTGGAACAGATTCAATCGCGGCTGGTTACTATGTAATGGCGCTGCTTGCCGCCAAACGTCCATCTGCCCTGGTGAATAGTTGCTGACGCCGATAGCACGGATTTTGCCGTCTTGATACAATCGGTGCAATGCTTCAGCTGTTTCCTCGATTGGAACTTCAGGATCAGGCCAATGCACTTGATACAGATCGATATAATCCGTACGGAGCCGGCGCAGGCTGTCCTCCACTTCCCGGAAAACACGATCGCGGGATGAGTTGCGCCAGACCCGCCCTTCATCGTTCCATTCTAAACCGACTTTGGTGGCGATGATCACCTGATCCCGTCCGTGTTCGGCAATGGCCTCACCGACGATCTCTTCCGAGAGGCCCATTCCATATACGGGGGCGGTGTCGATCAGGTTGATCCCTTGATCCAAGGCATGGCGGATCGCCCGAACCGCTTGAGCACGATCCGTGCCTCCCCACGCCCAACCGCCGATCGCCCAAGTTCCCAGGCCGATCCGCGACACGTTTAAATCAGACGTACCGAGTCGGATATATTCCATTTCATGACCTCCCGTTACCGGATTATTTTTATTGTCTTTTATTGAACGTCCGCTCGTCAAGGATGGGAGCGCTTCCCAACCCGATATTTTCCTTTCCCTGTTTTATAGCGGGTTTGGTCGTTTTTCATCCCCCGTGATATAGTTAAAAAGGGAACAAATGTGTTCCGTTACGGAAGGAGAGGGTGGGATTGACCTTTTTGGATGTCGCTGTAGAAGCAGCTCGCCGCGCGGGTGAGTTGATCCGTGAAAAGGCATACCAAACAAAACAAGTGAAACAGAAAACGTCAGCTTCCGACTTGGTTACCGAAGTGGACCAACGTTCGGAAGAGATCATTCAGGAGATCATTTTGCGGCATTTTCCCGACCACGCCATCCTGGGAGAAGAAGGTGTGGCCGCGGGAGATAAAACCGTAGACGAAGTATGGGAAGAAAGCCGGCAACACGAATATGTCTGGATCGTGGATCCTATCGACGGTACCAGTAATTTCGTGCACGGATTTCCCTTTTTCTGCGTGTCCATCGCGTTGGCGAAAAATGGAGAAGTGATCACCGGCGTCGTGTATGATCCGATGCGGGACGAGCTGTTCACCGCGGAAAAAGGGAAGGGAGCGTATCTGAACGGAAAGCCGATCCGAGTCTCGGGTGAGGAGACACTGGCCGAAAGCATGATGGCGACGGGCTTTTCGAATGGGCAGAGAAGAGTCGAGCAGCAGTTGCGCATGCTTTTGCGGACGGCTTCGCGTTTCCGGAGCCTCCGAAACGGGGGTGCCGCCGCTTTGCATCTGGCGTATATTGCCGCAGGCAGACTGACGGGATATTGGGAGTTGGGTCTCAATCCGTGGGATCTGGCGGCGGGTGTGTTGCTGGTGAAAGAAGCGGGAGGCGAAGTGACCGACACTTGGGGCCGGCCATTTGATCTGACGGTGCGGAACATGTTGGCCACCAACGGAAAAGTGCACCGGGAAATGGTGGAGCTGTTGCAGGAATCGCTGGCTGACTTGTAACGTGACGGTTGCATACCGGGAATGCCGATAATAGGGAGGCAGATACGATGACGATCGATTGGCAGAGGGAAGTGGAATCCCGAAAAGACGAGTTGCTGGAAAAACTGAACGCGTTTTTGTCCATTGAAAGTGTTTTGGACCCGGATACTGCAGGTGAAGGTGCCCCGTTCGGCAAAGGAATCGATCAAGCGTTGACCTATATGTTGGAACTGGGGAAAGAAAACGGGTTTTCCGTCAAAAACCTGGATGGATACGCCGGACATATTGAGTACGGTGAGGGAGAAGAGATCGTCGGGATCTTGTCCCATGTGGATGTGGTGCCGGCGGGGGACGGCTGGACCACGCCGCCGTTTTCGCCCGACATTCGCGACGGCAAATTGTACGCCCGCGGTGCGATTGACGACAAGGGACCGACGATGGCCGCGTTTTTCGCTCTGAAGATCGTGAAGGAGCTGGGCCTCCCGCTGTCCAAAAAAGTGCGCCTGATCCTGGGTACCGACGAGGAAACCTATTGGCGCTGCATGGATCACTATTTCAAACATGAGCCGATGCCGGTGATGGGCTTTACACCCGATGCCGATTTCCCGTTGATCGTGGCGGAAAAAGGTTTCCTCGACATCTCCCTGCGCGGAGAAGTGCCGTCCGGCGAACCTGTTGCGGAAGGGGAAGATACTTGGACGCTTGCTTCCTTTACCGCCGGGCAACGGGTGAACATGGTGCCCGATCTGGCCAAGGCCAAATTGGTGGGCGAAGGCGATGTTTTTGGCCTGAAGGAGCAGTACCAGGAGTTTCTGCTCAGCCGCCGCATCCGGGGCTATGCCGAGGAAGCGGATGATCACCTGATGTTGGTGCTGGAGGGAGTTTCACACCACGGTTCCGAGCCGGGCAAGGGGTTGAACGCCGCGCTGGAACTGATCCGGTTCCTGAAGGAAAAAGTACAGTTGGATGCGGACGGTCAGCGCTATGTGAATTTCGCCCATCGTTATTTGGTGGACAGCTTCTTCGGTGAAAAGATGGGACTGGCGCAGTCCGATGACATTGTGGGCAAATTGACGGTCAACGCCGGTGTGTTCCAGTATGAACGGGAGCAGTCTCACTTGGTGCGGATCAACGTGCGGTACCCCATTTCCGGCGATCATGAAACGATTTTGCGGGAGATCGACGAACTGGCCCGTCCGTACGGGTTGCGTGTCGAGGATGTAGATCACAAAGCGGCCCATGCTGTGGACAAAAACCACGAGCTGGTGCGCACGCTCTCCCAGGTGTATGAGGAGCAAACCGGGCAACAAGCCGAATTGCTCGCCATCGGCGGCGGCACCTATGCCCGTGCGCTGGATGTCGGTGTGGCGTTCGGTCCGCTGTTCCCGGGTCGCGAAGAGACGGCACACCAAAAGGATGAACACATCATGGTGGACGATCTGTTGAAAGCGACGGCTATTTATGCGCAGGCGATTTACGAGTTGGCGAAGTAATCGGACCAGCGTTACCAGCGGTAGCGGTTCTACCGCTGGTTTTTTGTTGATTGGAGTGGCACCGCAAAGGCTTGTTTACCTTGGAATATATGATCGTCATGGCTGCGGTGATTCTCTTGGCCGACGTGTTGTACTCGGTGCTGAGCATCAACGATGTGGCTGGTAAAATAGGAAAAAAGTGATTCAGGTGCTGAACGGGCAGAGTAATAACACCGGCATATTGGAGAGGTAGTTTGTCAACATCGGGAACCGGCTTTGTATGATGCCGGTTCTATATTAATACAGGGCGCGTATAGAGGGCTAGGAGGCTATCGAATGTGACTTTATTTGAAGAATGTATCCATGCTTTGGGCAGGAATTGCAAAGTACTTTCGAAAAAGGAAACAAACCGTTTATTCACCGAACTTGGAGAGAAATATCCTTTTACTGATTGGGGGCGGATTGATTGGGAAAAAGTAAAGAATCGATTTTATATGGAATCCAGTGATGAAATCATAAAGTATCTCAAAAGAGAAATACCTCAATTAAATAGCATTGTATATATTATATGGGATGAAGCCAGTTGCCTGCTGTAGAAAGTGATTTGCAAACGATACTTCGAGTAATTGATGATGCTACTGCTGTGAGTTATGACACATGGCTATATTGTCCATCTGACGGGTATGTAATAGAGTTTTTCCATGAAGGAGAAATCGTTTTAGGTGTGAGGTAAATATGTTTTCGTCTTCTGGATGATGTGATAATCGCCATCAAAATTTTGGTGAACAAAGCCAAGAAACAGGGGATTTCCACTGTAGTACTAAAACGATATCTATTGGTCGGTCACGGCGGATGAAAGTGAAAATGTCACAGCACCGGAAGAACCCTCGCTGGTTTTCGTTTTAGTTGGCGATTAGGAAAGTATCATGAAAATGATCCATGGACAAAATCCTACCACCATCGTCGATTTCGAAAGGCTGGGGAATATCCTGATTTCGATTGGCGAAGCAATCTATCATTTTCAAATGCCATACTAGGGGTGTGTAAGGAGGAAATGTTTTCCTGGGTGGTGACTTACCAAGCACTCCCCCCTCAAACGGTTATTAAGTGGGTCGGGGAAGGAAAATGAACCCCCGGGACTCTGTCAACAAACTAAACCGGCATCATTCGATGCCGGTTCGCTTTTTCATGGTAAGGTTTTGTTCACCGTGTTCAGTAACGGGTCCAGTATGCCCCCAATCAATCCGTTACCCCCGTTGTTGCCATTATTCCCTTGATCGCCATGATCATCGGGAGGTTGAGATGGTTGCTCCTGTGGCGGTGGCGATTGGGAATCCGGCGGATTGCTCGGTTCGGATTGGGATGGTTGACCCGAGTCATCCCGACGGGGTTTCCGTGATGGTTGATCAGAAGATGCCGGTTCCGGAGCAGGGTTCGGTTCGTAGGCGGGTTGTTCCCTCTCATTTGTAGATGTATTTCCGTTGGTACGACCGGTATTCGGTTTCGATTGTTCATATGTAGGTGCGGTGATGGATGGTTTGTTCTCCGGTTTCATCGCAACCGCCGGCAAATGAGGAAACTGTGACGGATAGTCGGCAGAACGGGATACATGGTTTTTAGACGCATCGTTTTGGCCTGACGGATGGACAACAGGTTGTTGTTGGTCGTTAGAAGTGGGTACGGACGACGGGGTATAGGTGTAATAATCGCCAGAGATTTCTTTCAACACATGTTGTCCGACAGGCGCTTGCGCCGTTTGTGCGGGGATGAAGCCGGTCAACAGGAAGCATCCCGTTACGGTGGCAAATACCATTCTCCTCCGCTTTTTCAACTGCTTTCGACGTTCCGATCTCGTTGGCTGCATTGAACACTCCCCTCCTTTCCAACCCTATTCATCGGCCATTGTATCAAATTGCAGGCGGCTTGTCTGTACCAGCGGAAATGCAATTGGTGTCAAAGTCAGGGGATATTTGACATTCATAGAGGGAAGTTGCTTGTACTCTTGTGTTCCGATGGGATAAGCCCTCTGTTTTTTAACGATTGCGCAATAGGGGCTCAATCTTCGCTACACAGGCGTTTGATACAATTCCTTCGATCCCGGTAAACAGACATTTCCCCAAGGAGGGGGTCCCTCATGGCGAAAACGATAGAGACACTCACTCCGCTGACAGTCAAGTTGGCGGAAAATGAGGAGGAGCGGCAACAAGCCTTCCGCTTGCGTTACCGTGTGTTTGTCGAAGAAATGAAGAATGCGTTACTATGCAATCCCCAACGGTTGGAATGCGATCAGTTTGACCCGTATTGCGACCATCTGATCGTCGTGGAACCTGACCGGGGGGAAGTGATCGGTACGTATCGTTTGTTGCCGGGTGACCGGGCTCGTCGTCACTGTGGCTTTTATTCCGAGACGGAATTTGACCTTTCCGCTTTTCAAAGTGCGGCATCGGTCACCTTGGAGTTGGGGAGGAGTTGCGTCGCACCGGAATACCGCGACGGAAAAACGATTCAATATTTGTGGGCTGGTATCGCGGATTATCTGAAACGGCATAGGTTTCGGTACCTTATCGGTTGCGCCAGTTTGCCGTCAATAGAACGAGAAGATCTGAACCGGGTTTACAGTTGGCTGCATTGGAAGGGGATGTTGACCGACGAATTCGGGATTCAACCACTTCCTGACCGGAAAGTAGAAGGGTTGGAACTCATCGACATCACGGGGCAGGAGAAAGCGATCATGCGGACCATTCCTCCTCTGCTCAAAGGGTATGGTCGTTTGGGAGCCAAATTGGCGGCCCAGCCCGCATACGACCCGATCTTTGGTACCTTCGATTGGTTGGTAGTGCTGGAAACATCACACGTAATCCGACGGTATCAGCGTCACTTTTTGGAGGGGAGGTAAACGTTTGTACGAATGGATCGGCAAATTGACGAAGAGTGAACGGAGGATGCAGACGGTCTCGTATTGGTTGCGGCGGATGCCGCGTCCGTTGGTTGAATGGATGTGCCGATGGTTGGGTTTGTTGCTTTTTACGGTAGGTTTTTCGTTGAGACGGAAAATCCGGGAAAATCTGTACCAATTGTTGCCGGAACGAACTTCCAGGCAAATCCATCGCATCGCCCGACAGTATTTTGAGCACGGGGTCCTTACATTGTATGAGATTCTGGTCGATGTACCGTCCGAGTCGATCGGGAACTGCGCAAGATTTACGGTCGAAGGGGAAGAACATCTGAGACGGGTGCTGGAGAACGGAAAAGGGGCCATTTTGTTTACTCCTCATGTCGGCAATTATTTTTATTATTACTGGTACTTCTCACAACGTTATCCCTGCCTGACCGTGGTGACGGCGGGGAGTGAAGAGTTGCGCCCCCTGTATCTCCGCATGCAATCACTCGGATGCCAAGGATTGGATTATGACCATACCCCGCCGCTGACGCTTTTGCGCAAGTTGCGGCAGCATTTGCGCGAAGGTGGTGTCATTCTGCTCTTGGGGGATTTTTGGCGGCCCAATTTTCCGCGCGCGCTGATGTTCGGCAGACAAACGCGCAGTCCCAGGGGAGCGGCCCAATTGGCTTTGCAAGAGCAGGTACCGGTGATCCCCTTTTACGGATACCGTGAGCGGGGCTTATGTCATCGCATGGTGATCGAACCGCCCGTTCACCTGTACAAGTATTTCGAGTCCAATCAAACCCTGGAAGCGACCAACCGGTTGAACGGTTTTCTGGAAAGAGCGATCCGCGCCTGTCCTGAGCAATGGTTTTACTGGTTTAATGTCGATCGCCGTTTGGATTTGGTGGGCGATCGGGCTGTGGAAGATGGAGGGAGTAAAGATGAAATCGACCCGGTTTCCGTTTCTTCGTAAGAATCAACAAGTTCGTCACTCGATGATTTCAAGAACGTTTTCGACGGGCATTTTGTCGCCTTTGGCAGGCCGGGCGGGCAAAGGAGGACAGGTTTCCACTCCCGCCCTTCTCTGTATTGGGGCGTTTTCGAAGGCAACGGGAAACGGGGGAGAAAGAGAGTGAGGTGATCCATTTTACCGGGTACACCGGGGATGGATTGTCTCACTCTCTCGTTTATTCGGGAAGTGTTCAGCAAGAGAAAGGGGAGAATGTCGTTGGATACGGGAAGCCATCTGCTGTTCGGATTCACCATGGCCGGGCTGTCGTATTTGGACCCGGCGATATCCGGTGACCCTACCTTGGCCCAGGCGGTGATGGTGGGAACGGTGGTGGGTTCCAATGCGCCGGATTTTGACAGCGTGGTGCGATTGAAAGGATATTCCGCCTACATTCGTCATCACCGGGGTGTCACGCATTCGATTCCCGCTTGGTTCATCTGGCCGGCGGTGATTGGAGTTCCGTTGGCCGCTGGATATCAAGTGTGGGATCATTTTTGGACGTTGTACGGCTGGATATTGCTATCCGTCATCTTTCATGTGATCTTGGACTTGTTCAACACCTACGGTGTGCAAATCGCCCGACCATTCGTGAAAAAATGGTTTCACCTCGATATTTTGGCGATCTTTGAGCCGTTTTTGTTTGTGGTGCATCTAGGAGGGTTGTGGTGGTGGTACCAAGGAGCCGACCCGCGTCAGGTGTTTGGTTGGGTGTATGCGGCCACCGTCGGGTATATTGTTGTTCGCGCGTGGCATCATCGGCGGGTGATCGACCGAGTGTATAGGGAAACGGGTTTGGAAGGAGTTTGCCATGTATTGCCCACGTTTCACTGGTTCCATTGGCTGTTTGTCGTAGAAACGGAGGATGGATTTTATACAGGGAAAGTGTCGGGGCGTTCGGTGCGGGTGGAAGATTTCTACCCCAAGGCACAGGAGCACTCGGCAATCCGGGCGAGTATGAAAACGGACGGGGTGCGGGCGTTTCTCAGTTTTGCCCAATGGGTGCACGTCACCTGTCGCGAGTTGCAAGACGGGTACGAAGTCATATGGAGCGATGTTCGCTTTTGGTACGACAAAAAACTGCCGTTTGGCGTCAATGTCCGGCTGGACAAACACGGCAACGTGGTGTGGCAACGGTTGGGCTGGCGCAAGCGGCTGTGGGACCCACCGTTTGTGTGAGGGGGAGAGAGGGAAAGAGCCGCCCGTTTGGGGCGGCTTGCTCGATTTCTTTTCGAATTTCTTCTGACTGGAGGAAACCGTTACACATCCTCCTGCATCTTTCAATCATGTTTGTGTTCCATCCATTTGCTCCAACGTTGGAATCAGGTCAATAACCCCCGCTCAGAAGTCCCATTTTTAAACAACTGTTTGTACAATGGGGGACCGCTCCTAGCATATACTGATTTACGGGTGTTGGGGAGAGGGGAAACCCTCTCTTTTTTTGTGTGTGGATGTGACGGGACCTCAACGAGTCATGTTTTTGCGGTACCGGCGCTTCAACGCTTACTGCAATATTGTATTCTCGGCAGACGGCCAGAAAACAACCCAGCATAAAAGCTGGGCAAGCAAAATCCACAATGTGGTGTCCAATCCATTTACCAATGCATCAAAATGCTGTTCTGTCGGAAATACCGATGAAGCGAGTAGTCCCAATCAGGATAGTAAAATAAGGCTACGACGTGAATCTCTCGATCAGAAGTGTGAGCGCACGACCGCTGCAATTGTGGGTCAGTCGCTGGATAGTTGTACAGAAAAAGCTCTAACCCAAGGCAGGCGACCAACCTTAGCGCTTGGGAGTGCGGGGCTTTTTTTGTTGTTCGTTGGGGGGAGTGAGTAGCTGACGTATCTCGAGGAAAGTTTTGAACGCGGTCAGTATACCAACCACGATCTCACCAGCAGGAAGATTGTGATGACTGTGTTCAGAGCACGGCAGAAGTACGCGCTTCAGGACACCCCCGCCGCGCAAGATTAGACCATCTCTCGTAAAACGGAGGATTGATCTAAATGAAAGGTCCTCAACTAACAGGCTGACTCCCCCTCCTTGGTGAGGGGGAGTAACAGGAATTCTCACCTAACTTATGCTGATCCGCTACACCGTTTCGGGGTGAGATTTCATAACAACCACAGGAATTCCATTCAAAATCGCATTCCCGGATAGTTCGTCTACGGCTAGTTCATCAGATAGTATGTTGTAGTTGACTCCGGCATATCGATTAGCAGTTTCGAGACGGATACCTGGAAGATTATGTCCCCAGCCATGTGGAAGACTGATAACACCAGGCATCACATCTTCCGTGACCTCAACCGGAACCTGAATCTTGCCCGTGCGAGAGGTGACTACCGCTTCTTCTCCGTTGGACAGTCCCAGTCGCGCTGCATCATCGGGATGAATCCACAGTGTACAACGATTGTCTCCCTTTACTAATGTTTCTATGTTATGGAACCACGAGTTGTTGGAGCGCAAATTCCGTCTTCCCACCAAAACCATCTTCTCACTCGGAGATACCCGAAGCATTTTCCGAAGCCTCTTTACATCCT
Coding sequences within:
- a CDS encoding lysophospholipid acyltransferase family protein, with product MYEWIGKLTKSERRMQTVSYWLRRMPRPLVEWMCRWLGLLLFTVGFSLRRKIRENLYQLLPERTSRQIHRIARQYFEHGVLTLYEILVDVPSESIGNCARFTVEGEEHLRRVLENGKGAILFTPHVGNYFYYYWYFSQRYPCLTVVTAGSEELRPLYLRMQSLGCQGLDYDHTPPLTLLRKLRQHLREGGVILLLGDFWRPNFPRALMFGRQTRSPRGAAQLALQEQVPVIPFYGYRERGLCHRMVIEPPVHLYKYFESNQTLEATNRLNGFLERAIRACPEQWFYWFNVDRRLDLVGDRAVEDGGSKDEIDPVSVSS
- a CDS encoding metal-dependent hydrolase, translated to MSLDTGSHLLFGFTMAGLSYLDPAISGDPTLAQAVMVGTVVGSNAPDFDSVVRLKGYSAYIRHHRGVTHSIPAWFIWPAVIGVPLAAGYQVWDHFWTLYGWILLSVIFHVILDLFNTYGVQIARPFVKKWFHLDILAIFEPFLFVVHLGGLWWWYQGADPRQVFGWVYAATVGYIVVRAWHHRRVIDRVYRETGLEGVCHVLPTFHWFHWLFVVETEDGFYTGKVSGRSVRVEDFYPKAQEHSAIRASMKTDGVRAFLSFAQWVHVTCRELQDGYEVIWSDVRFWYDKKLPFGVNVRLDKHGNVVWQRLGWRKRLWDPPFV